The following are encoded together in the Pygocentrus nattereri isolate fPygNat1 chromosome 3, fPygNat1.pri, whole genome shotgun sequence genome:
- the zbtb7b gene encoding zinc finger and BTB domain-containing protein 7B isoform X1, translating to MTHTSVRLPSTTPRFSMTGRMVAMSPGEDGLIGIPFPEHSSELLSRLNAQRRSGLLCDLTLTSRGARYPTHRSVMAAVSLYFRQLFGAEEGAEGTEGSVGTGCSVCQLDCVSPDALDALLEFAYTATLTIRSSGMREVMEGAQLLGIQCVADACRHILGEAGEAGEAAEEVPRPLDEDGHRAASRRKQDRRNVAKAWRNTQTPEPVRQQISEYEMPASPEHQEHPQNGASRASQQGVLLNGSGPSAHWSHPLPSEEPPSEDEEEESRSMQPVSSLPHSLPPQAESVRAVGGGGRKRKSQTPQQCPVCQKIIHGAGKLPRHMRTHTGEKPFQCVACGVRFTRNDKLKIHMRKHTGERPYPCPSCPARFLHSYDLKNHLSLHSGDRPYECPLCHKAFAREDHLQRHRKGHSCLEFRTRRPRKGPEEHPSSPAQLQHGPLRLTTASASSAAGQLLFQQDSPGVAAHRPTLLESSGVSYPSLLWRAMEGHHRAAGMEERESGISLTHVAWEEEEEDEEDIEEEGL from the exons ATGACACACACTTCCGTGAGGCTCCCGTCCACAACGCCGCGGTTCTCCATGACTGGCAGAATG GTGGCAATGTCTCCTGGAGAGGACGGCCTGATTGGGATCCCCTTCCCGGAGCACAGCAGCGAGCTCCTGTCCCGCCTCAATGCACAGCGGCGCTCGGGTCTGCTGTGTGACCTCACATTGACCTCCCGTGGTGCCCGCTACCCCACACACCGCTCTGTCATGGCTGCTGTCAGCCTCTATTTCCGCCAACTCTTTGGGGCGGAGGAGGGTGCAGAGGGCACAGAGGGCAGTGTAGGCACGGGCTGCAGTGTGTGTCAGTTAGACTGCGTGTCACCAGACGCTCTGGATGCTCTGCTGGAGTTCGCCTACACGGCCACTCTCACCATCCGCAGTTCGGGTATGCGGGAGGTAATGGAGGGTGCGCAGCTGCTCGGGATACAGTGTGTAGCTGACGCCTGCCGGCACATCCTGGGTGAGGCGGGTGAGGCAGGCGAGGCAGCTGAGGAGGTGCCCCGTCCTTTAGATGAGGATGGCCATCGGGCAGCATCACGCAGGAAACAGGATCGGCGCAATGTTGCCAAGGCCTGGAGGAATACCCAGACACCTGAGCCAGTCAGACAGCAGATAAGTGAATACGAAATGCCAGCCAGCCCGGAGCACCAGGAACACCCACAAAATGGAGCATCCAGAGCCAGTCAGCAGGGAGTCCTGCTGAATGGAAGTGGACCTAGCGCACACTGGTCCCATCCACTGCCATCTgaagaacctccctcagaggatgaggaggaagagTCAAGAAGCATGCAGCCAGTTAGCTCTCTCCCCCACAGTCTTCCCCCACAGGCCGAATCAGTGCGGGCCGTAGGTGGTGGTGGCAGGAAAAGGAAATCTCAGACGCCACAGCAGTGTCCTGTCTGCCAGAAGATCATCCATGGTGCTGGAAAGCTGCCACGCCATATGAGAAcgcacacaggagagaagccctTCCAATGCGTGGCCTGCGGAGTCCGGTTCACACG GAATGACAAACTGAAGATACACATGCGGAAGCACACAGGCGAGCGTCCTTACCCCTGCCCCAGCTGCCCTGCCCGCTTCCTGCACTCCTACGACCTAAAGAACCACCTATCCCTGCACAGTGGTGACCGGCCCTATGAGTGCCCACTGTGCCATAAAGCCTTCGCCCGCGAGGATCACCTACAGCGCCACCGCAAGGGTCATAGCTGCCTGGAGTTTCGCACGCGCCGACCACGGAAAGGACCTGAGGAACATCCATCCTCTCCAGCCCAGCTCCAGCATGGCCCTCTCCGGCTAACCACAGCATCTGCGAGCTCTGCTGCTGGCCAActcctgttccagcaggacagCCCAGGAGTAGCTGCGCACAGACCAACTCTGCTGGAGTCGAGTGGGGTCAGCTATCCCAGCCTCCTCTGGAGGGCAATGGAGGGCCATCACAGGGCTGCAGGCATGGAGGAGCGAGAGAGTGGCATTTCACTCACACATGTGGCAtgggaagaggaggaggaagatgaggaggatATAGAAGAGGAGGGGTtgtag
- the zbtb7b gene encoding zinc finger and BTB domain-containing protein 7B isoform X2 — MSPGEDGLIGIPFPEHSSELLSRLNAQRRSGLLCDLTLTSRGARYPTHRSVMAAVSLYFRQLFGAEEGAEGTEGSVGTGCSVCQLDCVSPDALDALLEFAYTATLTIRSSGMREVMEGAQLLGIQCVADACRHILGEAGEAGEAAEEVPRPLDEDGHRAASRRKQDRRNVAKAWRNTQTPEPVRQQISEYEMPASPEHQEHPQNGASRASQQGVLLNGSGPSAHWSHPLPSEEPPSEDEEEESRSMQPVSSLPHSLPPQAESVRAVGGGGRKRKSQTPQQCPVCQKIIHGAGKLPRHMRTHTGEKPFQCVACGVRFTRNDKLKIHMRKHTGERPYPCPSCPARFLHSYDLKNHLSLHSGDRPYECPLCHKAFAREDHLQRHRKGHSCLEFRTRRPRKGPEEHPSSPAQLQHGPLRLTTASASSAAGQLLFQQDSPGVAAHRPTLLESSGVSYPSLLWRAMEGHHRAAGMEERESGISLTHVAWEEEEEDEEDIEEEGL, encoded by the exons ATGTCTCCTGGAGAGGACGGCCTGATTGGGATCCCCTTCCCGGAGCACAGCAGCGAGCTCCTGTCCCGCCTCAATGCACAGCGGCGCTCGGGTCTGCTGTGTGACCTCACATTGACCTCCCGTGGTGCCCGCTACCCCACACACCGCTCTGTCATGGCTGCTGTCAGCCTCTATTTCCGCCAACTCTTTGGGGCGGAGGAGGGTGCAGAGGGCACAGAGGGCAGTGTAGGCACGGGCTGCAGTGTGTGTCAGTTAGACTGCGTGTCACCAGACGCTCTGGATGCTCTGCTGGAGTTCGCCTACACGGCCACTCTCACCATCCGCAGTTCGGGTATGCGGGAGGTAATGGAGGGTGCGCAGCTGCTCGGGATACAGTGTGTAGCTGACGCCTGCCGGCACATCCTGGGTGAGGCGGGTGAGGCAGGCGAGGCAGCTGAGGAGGTGCCCCGTCCTTTAGATGAGGATGGCCATCGGGCAGCATCACGCAGGAAACAGGATCGGCGCAATGTTGCCAAGGCCTGGAGGAATACCCAGACACCTGAGCCAGTCAGACAGCAGATAAGTGAATACGAAATGCCAGCCAGCCCGGAGCACCAGGAACACCCACAAAATGGAGCATCCAGAGCCAGTCAGCAGGGAGTCCTGCTGAATGGAAGTGGACCTAGCGCACACTGGTCCCATCCACTGCCATCTgaagaacctccctcagaggatgaggaggaagagTCAAGAAGCATGCAGCCAGTTAGCTCTCTCCCCCACAGTCTTCCCCCACAGGCCGAATCAGTGCGGGCCGTAGGTGGTGGTGGCAGGAAAAGGAAATCTCAGACGCCACAGCAGTGTCCTGTCTGCCAGAAGATCATCCATGGTGCTGGAAAGCTGCCACGCCATATGAGAAcgcacacaggagagaagccctTCCAATGCGTGGCCTGCGGAGTCCGGTTCACACG GAATGACAAACTGAAGATACACATGCGGAAGCACACAGGCGAGCGTCCTTACCCCTGCCCCAGCTGCCCTGCCCGCTTCCTGCACTCCTACGACCTAAAGAACCACCTATCCCTGCACAGTGGTGACCGGCCCTATGAGTGCCCACTGTGCCATAAAGCCTTCGCCCGCGAGGATCACCTACAGCGCCACCGCAAGGGTCATAGCTGCCTGGAGTTTCGCACGCGCCGACCACGGAAAGGACCTGAGGAACATCCATCCTCTCCAGCCCAGCTCCAGCATGGCCCTCTCCGGCTAACCACAGCATCTGCGAGCTCTGCTGCTGGCCAActcctgttccagcaggacagCCCAGGAGTAGCTGCGCACAGACCAACTCTGCTGGAGTCGAGTGGGGTCAGCTATCCCAGCCTCCTCTGGAGGGCAATGGAGGGCCATCACAGGGCTGCAGGCATGGAGGAGCGAGAGAGTGGCATTTCACTCACACATGTGGCAtgggaagaggaggaggaagatgaggaggatATAGAAGAGGAGGGGTtgtag
- the LOC108436099 gene encoding NADH dehydrogenase [ubiquinone] flavoprotein 1, mitochondrial-like, with protein MMLLLRRSFTWTGGRSAGLILYNSTPAGRSLTTNAKQQEKPKKIKFGPLSDQDRIFTNLYGRHDWRLKGALKRGDWYKTKEILLKGPEWILNEVKVSGLRGRGGAGFPTGMKWSFMNKPSDGRPKYLVVNADEGEPGTCKDREIMRHDPHKLVEGCVVAGRAMGARAAYIYIRGEFYNESSNLQVAIKEAYAAGLIGKNACGSGYNFDVFVMRGAGAYICGEETALIESIEGKQGKPRLKPPFPADIGLFGCPTTVANVETVAVAPAICRRGGAWFASFGRERNSGTKLFNISGHVNTPCTVEEEMSISLRDLLERHAGGVRGGWDNLLGVIPGGSSTPIIPRSVCDDVMMDFDDLVRAETALGTAAVIVMDKSTDVIRAIARLVEFYKHESCGQCTPCREGVDWMNSIMWRFVKGDARSSEIDMIWELSKQIEGHTICALGDGAAWPVQGLIRHFRPVMEQRISKFKATNPKEAEKRREVI; from the exons A TGATGCTGTTGCTGAGACGGTCATTCACCTGGACAGGAGGGCGGTCTGCAGGGTTGATTCTATACAACTCCACACCTGCAGGACGAAGCCTGACCACTAATGCCAAGCAACAG GAAAAACCAAAGAAAATTAAATTTGGGCCCCTGAGTGACCAAGACAGAATTTTCACTAACCTGTATGGTCGCCATGACTGGAG ACTGAAGGGGGCGCTGAAGAGAGGAGACTGGTATAAGACCAAAGAAATCTTGCTGAAGGGCCCTGAGTGGATCTTAAATGAAGTGAAGGTTTCAGGGCTGAGGGGGAGAGGCGGAGCTGGCTTCCCTACCGGGATGAAGTGGAGCTTCATGAACAAACCAAGTGATGGCAG GCCTAAGTACCTGGTGGTAAATGCAGATGAAGGTGAGCCGGGTACCTGTAAAGATCGAGAAATCATGCGTCATGACCCTCATAAGCTGGTGGAGGGCTGTGTGGTGGCAGGCAGAGCAATGGGAGCGCGTGCTGCCTACATCTACATTCGCGGAGAATTTTACAATGAGTCCTCCAACCTGCAG GTGGCAATTAAGGAAGCGTATGCTGCAGGGTTGATAGGGAAGAATGCGTGTGGCTCTGGATACAACTTTGATGTGTTTGTAATGCGGGGTGCAGGAGCGTACATCTGTGGAGAGGAGACGGCTCTCATTGAGTCCATCGAAGGCAAGCAGGGCAAACCACGTCTAAAGCCACCATTCCCTGCTGACATAG GTTTGTTTGGGTGTCCAACAACAGTTGCTAATGTTGAGACAGTTGCTGTAGCACCAGCCATATGTCGTCGAGGAGGCGCATGGTTTGCCAGTTTTGGGCGCGAGAGAAACTCAGGAACGAAGCTGTTCAATATCTCTGGGCATGTAAACACACCATGCacagtggaggaggagatgtcCATCTCTCTGAGAGACCTCCTTGAGAGACATGCAG GTGGTGTGAGGGGTGGCTGGGATAACCTGCTGGGTGTGATTCCTGGTGGCTCGTCCACTCCCATCATCCCTCGCTCTGTCTGTGATGATGTGATGATGGACTTTGATGACCTTGTCAGGGCTGAGACCGCTCTGGGTACTGCTGCAGTCATAGTCATGGACAAATCA ACTGATGTGATCAGAGCTATTGCTCGACTGGTGGAGTTTTACAAACATGAGAGCTGTGGCCAGTGTACCCCCTGCAGAGAGG GGGTGGACTGGATGAACTCCATAATGTGGCGCTTTGTGAAAGGAGATGCTCGCTCCTCTGAGATTGATATGATCTGGGAGCTTAGCAAGCAGATAGAGGGTCACACCATCTGTGCGCTGGGCGATGGGGCTGCCTGGCCTGTTCAG